GAGCAATGGATCCGGCGGCTGGTGGGCGAAACCCATACCCCGCCGCCACCCGACAACCCTTGAAAGAAGCGCACGATGAGCATCAGTCGCTCCATGACCAAGACCATCGGCATCGACCGCCCGTGCGAGGAGGTCTTCGCCTTCCTCGCCGACCCCGCGAACTGGCCCAAGTGGGCGGTGGTCAACGTCCGGTCCATCGAGCCCAGCGACGACCCCGACTGGTGGCACATGTCCACCCCGCTGGGCCCGGCCAGGCTGGGCCTGCGTCCCAACGCCGAGTTCGGCATCCTCGACCACGACTACGTCGACGACACCGCCTCCTGGCGGGTACCGGCCCGCGTGGTCCCGAACGGCGACGGCACGGAATTCATGATCACATTCCACCAGCCGCCGTCGCTCGGGGACTCCGTCTTCAAGGAGCAGACCGACCTGGTCGACACCGAACTCGCCACGCTCAAGAAGATCCTCGAGTCCGGTCCGGCAGAGGTCACAGCATGACGTGCTTGACCTGGGTGTAGTCCAGCAGGCCGGTGAGGGACAGGTCGCTGCCGTAGCCGGAGTGCCGCACGCCCCCGTGCGGCATCTCCGAGACGGTCGTGCCATGCGTGTTGACCCAGACGATGCCGGTGTGCAGCGCCCGGCTCGCGCGCATGGCGCGGTCGTGGTCACGGGTCCACACGCTCGCGGCCAGACCCTGGGGCACCGCGTTCGCCATACGGAAGGCCTCGCGCTCGTCGCGGAAGGGCTGCACGGTGACGACCGGACCGAACACCTCGCTCCGTACGATCTCGTCCTCCTGCCGCACCCCGGCCACCACCGTGGCCTGGTGGAAGTAGCCGGGTCGGTCCAGGGCCCCGCCACCGGTGACGACCTCGGCATGGGTCGGAAGCCGTTCCAACAGCCCACGTACGGAGGCGAGTTGGGCAGCGTTGGCGAGCGGGCCGAAGTCGGCGTGTCCGTCGTCGGAGGTACCGGGTACCCGCTGCGCGGCCCGGTGCGCGAACGCGTCCAGGAAGGCGTCGTGGACGCGCTGATGGACCAGGATCCGGGTCGCCGCCGTACAGTCCTGGCCCGCGTTGTAGAAGGACAGGTACGACAACTGCTCGACCGCGTCGGCGAGATCCGCGTCCTCGTGGACCAGGACCGGTGCGTTGCCGCCGAGTTCGAGGTGGAGCCGTTTGAGATCGGCCGCCGCCGCGGCCGCGATCTCCTGTCCGGCGCGGACGCTGCCGGTGACGGCGACCAGCCGGACGTCGGGGTGCTCGACCAGCAGACGTCCGGTGTCACGGTCGCCGCACACCACGTTGAGCACCCCCGGCGGCAGGTGCTCGGCGGCGAGCCGGGCGAGCAGCGTGGCGGAGGACGGCGTGGTGTCGGACGGCTTCAGGACGACCGTGTTGCCGGCGGCCAGCGCGGGGGCGATCTTCCAGACGGCCATCATCAGCGGGTAGTTCCACGGGGTGATCTGGGCGCAGACACCGACCGGTTCACGGCGCAGCACCGAGGTGCGGCCCGGGGTGTACTCGGCGGCCGCGGCGCCCGGCAGGTTCCGCGCGGCTCCGGCGAAGTACCGCAGCACATCCACGATCGCGGGCAGTTCGTCCGCCAGGAACAGAGCCCGGGGTTTGCCCGTGTCGGTCACCTCGGCGCCCGCCACGGCAGCCGACTGCCGTTCGAGGGCGTCGGCGATGCGCAGCAGTGCGGTCTGCCGCGTCGCCGGCGTGCCGGCCGACCAGCCGGGAAAGGCGGCCTGCGCCGCCCGGCAGGCCGCGTCCACGTCCTCGGGACCGGAGCGCGGGGCCGTGCCGTGCGCGAGCGCGGTGGCGGGGTCGATCAGCGGCAGGGTCGCCCCCGACGAGGCCGGCACCTCCTTGCCGCCGATGTGGTTGAGGACGGTCGTGAGGTCAGCCACGGCGCAGCGCCTCCTCGGCGGCGGCGCGGCCGGTGCGGACCGCGCCTTCCATGTACCCGGCGACCCACTGGTCCGAGCCGCAGACGTAGAACGGCGGTTCATGCGTGCCGTGCAGCGGGCCGACCGCCATCACCTCGCCCGGCGGCCACTGCGTGACATAGCCCTGGGTCCACGGGTCGGTGCCCCACATCCGCAGATGACAGGCGGCCGGCCGCAGGGCCTCCTCGCCGAACATGCCGGCCACCTCGGCCAGCAGCTCGGGGGTGCGCCGATGAGGAGGGGTGCCCAGCAGGACGCCGTAGCGCTCGGGCGGTATCAGCGCCGACAGCACGCCCTCGTTCTGCGGCCAGGTGCTGCCCAGCACCCCCTCGGCCTCCGACAGACCGCTCAGGCCGTCGGCGCGCCAGAAGGGACGGCCGTACACGGCGACGAACTTCGCGGCCGTCGCCTGCCGTTGCCGGTGCAGCGACGCGAGGCGGGCGTCACTCACACCGGTGATGGAGACCGACCGCAGCGGTCCCACCGGCAGGGCACTCACCACGGCCCCCGCGGTCAGGACCTCGCCGGTGACCAGGCGCACCGTGCAGTGGCCGGGGCGTACGTCCAGCGCGGCGACGGGCGAGCCGAGGCGGATGCGCGGCCCCAGCTCACGGCCCATGACCTCGGCGAGTGTGGCTGATCCGTCCGCCGGCCGCAGCCCCTCCCAGTCGTCGTAGTCGTAGTCGCCCGGACCGGGGACCGCCGCGCTCTTGCGCAGCGCGGCCAGGAGCGAGATGCGTTCGTACGATCCACCCGCCAGGGCCAGTTGGCCGATGTCCCACAGCCGCACCACGGCGGGTGTGGCGTGGCGGGAGCGCAGCCAGTCGGCCACGGACAGCCGGTCCAGGGCGCTCGCCTCCGGATGCGACCAGGGGTCGTCGGGGTCGACCGTGTCGGCGAGCTCGCCGAACTCCGCGCCGAGCCGCTCGTGTTGGGCCATGTCTGCGGGGCCGCACCAGTGCGGTGGCTCCCCGGCCGACAGCCCCTCGGGTGTGGAACGGGTGATGCGGCCGGGCTCGGAGACGTAACTGGGGACGAGCTCCAGGCCGAGTTCCTTGGCGAGTCGAAGGTATGCGGTGTGGGCCAGGCCGACCACTTCGCCGCCCAGCTGGACGGTACGGCCGTCGGGTGTACGGGTCTGCTCGACCCGGCCGCCCACGCGGTCCCGGGCCTCCAGGACCAGCACATCCGTGCCGGCGGCGGCCAGGTCCCGGGCGGCGGCGAGGCCGGCGAGCCCCGCGCCGAGCACGATCACGTCGTGATGCATCGGTTTCGCTCTCTGTGAAGTGGCTCAGGCCAGGACCAGGCAGTGCTCGGGCCGCCAGCCGAACTCCACTGTCTCGCCGCCGCTCCAGCGGTCCTCCATGCGTGCGCGGGCCGTGTTCTGTTCCAGCACGGACAGCGTGACGCCCGGGGCGAGTTCGATGAGGTAGGTCGTGGTCGGGCCGCTGTAGACCGTCTCGCGGATCACACCCGACAGCACCGACATGCCCGGTTCGAAGTCGGACAGCCAGATCTTCTCGGGGCGCACCGAGACGCTGACCGAGGCGCCGTCCGTGATGCCGGTGCGGGCGCCGACCGGCAGGGCGGGACCGCCTTCCAGGGCGACCTCGCCGCCCCGGTAGGTGCCGGACATCAGGTTGGACGTGCCCATGAACGAGGCGACGAACCGGCTTGTGGGGTGCTCATAGACGTCCTCGGGTGTGCCGCACTGCTCGACGCGGCCCTCGCTCATCACGGCGATCCGGTCCGACATCGTCAGCGCCTCGTCCTGGTCGTGGGTGACGAAGACGAAGGTGATGCCGACCTCGCGCTGGATCTGCTTCAGCTCCACCTGCATCTGCCGGCGCAGCTTCAGGTCGAGCGCGGCCAGCGGCTCGTCCAGCAGCAGGACGGCCGGGCGGTTCACCAGCGCGCGGGCGAGCGCGACGCGCTGGCGCTGGCCGCCGGAGAGCGTACGGGGCTTGCGCTCGGCGAGGCCGGCGAGCTGGACCAGATCCAGCATCTCGCCGACGCGCTGCCGGATCTCGGCCTTGGCCACGCCCTTGCGCTTGAGGCCGAAGGCGACGTTGTCGGCGATGCTCAGGTGGTCGAACAGCGCGTAGCTCTGGAAGACCGTGTTGACGTTGCGCCGGTTGGGCGGCAGCGCGGTCACCTCCTCACCGGCGAGCAGCACCGAGCCCTCGGTGGGGTCGCTGAACCCGCCGATCATGCGCAGCGTGGTGGTCTTGCCGCAGCCGGAGGGGCCCAGCAGGGAGAAGAAGTGCCCGGCCTCGATGTCGAGGTCGAGGCGGTGGACGGCGTAGGAGTCACCGAACTGCTTGGAGACGCCGTCGAGCCGGACGGCCGGGGTCGCGTCCATGGGGTCACTCTCCGGAGAGGATGTCGAGGCCGCCACGGCGGCCGAAGAGGCGCGGGATGAACAGGGCCAGGGCGATCAGGCCGACGGATCCCGCGAGCATCAGCGTGCCGACCGCGTTGATGGTGGGCTGTACGCCGAAGCGGATGGCCGAGTAGATGCGAACCGACAGCGGCTGGGGATCGACGCCGGTGGTGAAGTAGGCGAGGACGAAGTCGTCGAAGACCAGCGCGAAGATCAGCACGGCGGAGGCGAGTACGGCGGGCAGCAGGGCCGGCAGGGTCACCAGGCGGACCGCCTGCCAGCGGGTGGCGCCCAGGTCCATCGCGGCCTCCTCCACCTCCGGATTCAGCGCGGCGATGCGGGAGCGGAGGATGACGGTGACGTAGGAGATGGAGAAGGTGATCTCGGCGAGCATCACCGTGCCGGTGGACAGGGCCACGCCCAGCCCCTTGAACAGCAGCATCGAGGCGACGCCGGTGACGATCTCCGGTGTGACCAGCGGCACCAGCATGATCAGGCCCGCCAGTGAGCCGAGCCGGGTGCGGCAGCGGACCAGGCCGAGCGCGAGCGCCACCCCGAGGACGACCGAACCGGCCATCGCCACCAGGGAGATGCGCAGACTGGTCCCCAGGGAGGAGATCAGCACGTCGTCGTGGACGAAGGCGCGGTACCAGCGCAGGCTGAACCCGCTGAACACGGTCAGGGACTTCTTGGAGTTGAACGAGAACAGGGTGACGACGGCGATGGGCAGGTACAGCAGTGCGAAGAACAGCCCGGTGACGGCGATGAGGACGCGCGGCTTGCGGTCGGCGCGCCCGCGGCGGGTGCGGGCCTTGACGGCAGGACGGGCCGGGGCCGTGGCGGAGGGCAGCCTGAGCAGGGTCATCGGCGGGCCTCCGCCTCGTCCTTGCGGGTGCGCCGCAGATAGCCCAGCATCCCGATCAGCAGGACGAGCATCAGCAGCATGGTGAGCGCGGACCCCAGCGGCCAGTTCTGGCCCTGGAAGAACTTGTCCTGGATCAGGTTGCCGATCATGATCTGGTCCGGCCCTCCCATGAGCTGTGCGCTGACGAAGTCGCCCATGGCGGGCAGGAAGACCAGGACGAGCCCGGCCGCCGCGCCCTGCCGGGTGGCGGGCAGGGTGACGAAGAAGAAGGTGCGGACCGGGCCGCCGTACAGGTCGCGGCCGGCCTCGATGAGGGAGACGTCCAGGCGTTCCAGCGCCGCGTACAGCGGAATGATCATGAAGACGACGAAGCCGTAGACGAGTCCCGCGACCACGCCGACGCCGGTGTTGAGGATCTTCGTGTTCCCGTCGGCCAGCCCCACGGCACGCAGCGTGCGCAGCACCGGTCCGTCGTCGGACAGGACGACCGACCAGCCGTACATGCGCACCAGATAGTTGGCGAAGAACGGGACCACGATCGCCGCGATCAGCGCGTGTTTGTACCGTCCTGCGTGCAGGGCGATGGTGTACGCCACCGGGTAGGCGATCAGCAGACAGATCGCACAGGTCAGCAGCGCGTAGCCCAGGGAGCGGGCCAGGACCTCGCTGTAGGCGGGGTCGGCGAGGGCGCGGACGCCGGACAGGTCGAAGCCGAAGCGGGGATTGCCGAGGTCGTCGGTGGTGCCGACCGCGAGCACGGCGACCAGCACCAGCGAGGCGATCAGGAACCCGGTCATCCACAGGGTGCCCGGCACCATGAGCCAGGTCCAGATGCGGTCGCCGCCGGTGCCGCGCCGGCGGATGCGCGAGGAGGGGCGCAGCAGTGCCATGTCAGCCCGCCTTCACATGGGTCCAGGCGGTGTCGCGGGCGTCCTCCGCCGCGCGGCCGCCGTTGCGGAAGAACAGGCCGGCCCTGAGGTCGTCCTCGGTGACGAGGCACTCGGGGAACGGTTTGACCAGGTCGGCGTATGTCTTCTCGGTGCCCGCCACCGGCATCGGATAGCCGATGTACTCGATGTTCTTCTTCACGTTCTCCGGCCGCAGCATGTAGTCGATGAACAGCATCGCGGTGCCGGGGTGCGGGGCGTTCCAGGGAATGGCGTAGCAGTCGGAGTTGATCGGCGTGCCCTCTTTGGGGGCCTCGAAGCCGAACACGGACGGATCCTTGGCCTGGTTGAGCATGGCGGCCATGTCGCCGCTCCACGCCTGTGTCATGACCGCGTTGCCGTTGAGCAGGTTGTTGTAGCTGTCGCTGGAGAAGCCGCGCAGATGGGGGCGGAGGGTGCCCAGCAGGGACGTGATCCGGTCCAGGTCACCGGTGTTCCCGGTGCTGACCTTCAGACCGAGTTCGAGGGCACCCATTCCGAGGACCTCGTCGCGGTCGTCCAGCAGAAAGACCTTGCCGCGGGCTTTGTCGCTCCACAGGTCGCGCCAGGATCCGGTCAGTTCACCGATCTTGTCGCGGCGCCAGCCGATGCCCGTCTTGTACGCGGTGAAGGGGACCGTGTGCGCGGAGCCGGGGTCGTACCAGGGGTCGGCGAAGTATGTGTACTTGCCGAAGATGGCGTGCGCGTTGGTGAGCTGGGTGTGGTCGATACGGCGCAGCCGGCCGCCGTGGACCAGGCGCTGGGCCCATTTGGCGCTGGGGAAGACGACGTCGTAGCGGTTGCCGGCGTTGAGCTTGGCGACCATGCCTTCCATCGAGTCGAAGTTCGACTGGATGACCTTGACGCCGTACTCCTTCTCGAAGCCCTTGAACACGGACGGGTCGACGTAGTCGGCCCAGTTGAAGTAGACGAGATCGCCGTCGACGCGGGCCCTGACCGGGGCGAGCTGCTGGGCATCGGGCGTTTTCGCGGGCATGAACCCGCAGCCGCCGGCCGTGGCGCCCAGTAGCGCGCAGGCGCCCGTCCGCAGCACGGCGCGTCGGGTCGGCGATGGTACCTCGGGGGACATCGAACGTCCTCTCCATTGAGGAACGGCACAACTCCAGGGCGGGACCGGCTGGTCGGCTCACTACAGGCCCTGACTCCGTAGGGAAGACCGGTCTGGGGAGGGTGCGATCGTGCGTCAGCGGGGGAGGGGTAAGCCCGTTCGAGGGCGTTCGGCATGCGGCGTGCGCGAGGACGTCACGGTGCCTTTCCCCCCAGGTCGTCCCGGACCCGGCGGGCGAACCAGCCGACGGCGGCCTCGCGCTGTGAGAGCGGGCCCGGCTCGAAACCGGGCGTGGTCAGACCGGCCTGTACGCGCTCCACCAGCTCGGCGTCCTCGTCGTTGGTGACCCAGCCGATGTGGATGTTCAGCCGTCGCGCCAGCCGGGTGCGGACACTCTCCCCGTGCTTGGTGTAGAAGGCGCCCGGGATCGCCGCCCGGTCCTGGGCGGTGGGCAGGGCGGTCCACGCGAGCACGTGGTCAGGGTAGAAGTCGATGAGCGTGTTCGGATAGATCACGGCGTACCGCCACACCCGCCGGTCGGCCTCGGCCAGGCCGGGCATCGGGGCCGCGAGGCGCTGGTAGAGCCGCTCCGACCAGTTCGAGGAGGGTTTGTCGCGCAGCGGTGATTCGAACAGGACGTAGTTCTCCCGTACGTCCACCGTGTACGCCTGGTAGTCCAGCAGCCGCATGAGCGCGGGGTGGGCGACGGGGACGTGATAGCCCTCCAGGTAGTTGTCGACGATCACCTTCCAGTTGGCGTTCTGCTCCTCGCCGTTCGCCA
Above is a genomic segment from Streptomyces fodineus containing:
- a CDS encoding ABC transporter ATP-binding protein, whose amino-acid sequence is MDATPAVRLDGVSKQFGDSYAVHRLDLDIEAGHFFSLLGPSGCGKTTTLRMIGGFSDPTEGSVLLAGEEVTALPPNRRNVNTVFQSYALFDHLSIADNVAFGLKRKGVAKAEIRQRVGEMLDLVQLAGLAERKPRTLSGGQRQRVALARALVNRPAVLLLDEPLAALDLKLRRQMQVELKQIQREVGITFVFVTHDQDEALTMSDRIAVMSEGRVEQCGTPEDVYEHPTSRFVASFMGTSNLMSGTYRGGEVALEGGPALPVGARTGITDGASVSVSVRPEKIWLSDFEPGMSVLSGVIRETVYSGPTTTYLIELAPGVTLSVLEQNTARARMEDRWSGGETVEFGWRPEHCLVLA
- a CDS encoding aminobutyraldehyde dehydrogenase, translating into MADLTTVLNHIGGKEVPASSGATLPLIDPATALAHGTAPRSGPEDVDAACRAAQAAFPGWSAGTPATRQTALLRIADALERQSAAVAGAEVTDTGKPRALFLADELPAIVDVLRYFAGAARNLPGAAAAEYTPGRTSVLRREPVGVCAQITPWNYPLMMAVWKIAPALAAGNTVVLKPSDTTPSSATLLARLAAEHLPPGVLNVVCGDRDTGRLLVEHPDVRLVAVTGSVRAGQEIAAAAAADLKRLHLELGGNAPVLVHEDADLADAVEQLSYLSFYNAGQDCTAATRILVHQRVHDAFLDAFAHRAAQRVPGTSDDGHADFGPLANAAQLASVRGLLERLPTHAEVVTGGGALDRPGYFHQATVVAGVRQEDEIVRSEVFGPVVTVQPFRDEREAFRMANAVPQGLAASVWTRDHDRAMRASRALHTGIVWVNTHGTTVSEMPHGGVRHSGYGSDLSLTGLLDYTQVKHVML
- a CDS encoding polyamine ABC transporter substrate-binding protein, which codes for MSPEVPSPTRRAVLRTGACALLGATAGGCGFMPAKTPDAQQLAPVRARVDGDLVYFNWADYVDPSVFKGFEKEYGVKVIQSNFDSMEGMVAKLNAGNRYDVVFPSAKWAQRLVHGGRLRRIDHTQLTNAHAIFGKYTYFADPWYDPGSAHTVPFTAYKTGIGWRRDKIGELTGSWRDLWSDKARGKVFLLDDRDEVLGMGALELGLKVSTGNTGDLDRITSLLGTLRPHLRGFSSDSYNNLLNGNAVMTQAWSGDMAAMLNQAKDPSVFGFEAPKEGTPINSDCYAIPWNAPHPGTAMLFIDYMLRPENVKKNIEYIGYPMPVAGTEKTYADLVKPFPECLVTEDDLRAGLFFRNGGRAAEDARDTAWTHVKAG
- a CDS encoding SRPBCC family protein, whose amino-acid sequence is MSISRSMTKTIGIDRPCEEVFAFLADPANWPKWAVVNVRSIEPSDDPDWWHMSTPLGPARLGLRPNAEFGILDHDYVDDTASWRVPARVVPNGDGTEFMITFHQPPSLGDSVFKEQTDLVDTELATLKKILESGPAEVTA
- a CDS encoding ABC transporter permease, which translates into the protein MALLRPSSRIRRRGTGGDRIWTWLMVPGTLWMTGFLIASLVLVAVLAVGTTDDLGNPRFGFDLSGVRALADPAYSEVLARSLGYALLTCAICLLIAYPVAYTIALHAGRYKHALIAAIVVPFFANYLVRMYGWSVVLSDDGPVLRTLRAVGLADGNTKILNTGVGVVAGLVYGFVVFMIIPLYAALERLDVSLIEAGRDLYGGPVRTFFFVTLPATRQGAAAGLVLVFLPAMGDFVSAQLMGGPDQIMIGNLIQDKFFQGQNWPLGSALTMLLMLVLLIGMLGYLRRTRKDEAEARR
- a CDS encoding ABC transporter permease, with translation MTLLRLPSATAPARPAVKARTRRGRADRKPRVLIAVTGLFFALLYLPIAVVTLFSFNSKKSLTVFSGFSLRWYRAFVHDDVLISSLGTSLRISLVAMAGSVVLGVALALGLVRCRTRLGSLAGLIMLVPLVTPEIVTGVASMLLFKGLGVALSTGTVMLAEITFSISYVTVILRSRIAALNPEVEEAAMDLGATRWQAVRLVTLPALLPAVLASAVLIFALVFDDFVLAYFTTGVDPQPLSVRIYSAIRFGVQPTINAVGTLMLAGSVGLIALALFIPRLFGRRGGLDILSGE
- a CDS encoding flavin monoamine oxidase family protein, producing the protein MHHDVIVLGAGLAGLAAARDLAAAGTDVLVLEARDRVGGRVEQTRTPDGRTVQLGGEVVGLAHTAYLRLAKELGLELVPSYVSEPGRITRSTPEGLSAGEPPHWCGPADMAQHERLGAEFGELADTVDPDDPWSHPEASALDRLSVADWLRSRHATPAVVRLWDIGQLALAGGSYERISLLAALRKSAAVPGPGDYDYDDWEGLRPADGSATLAEVMGRELGPRIRLGSPVAALDVRPGHCTVRLVTGEVLTAGAVVSALPVGPLRSVSITGVSDARLASLHRQRQATAAKFVAVYGRPFWRADGLSGLSEAEGVLGSTWPQNEGVLSALIPPERYGVLLGTPPHRRTPELLAEVAGMFGEEALRPAACHLRMWGTDPWTQGYVTQWPPGEVMAVGPLHGTHEPPFYVCGSDQWVAGYMEGAVRTGRAAAEEALRRG